In the Malaya genurostris strain Urasoe2022 chromosome 1, Malgen_1.1, whole genome shotgun sequence genome, one interval contains:
- the LOC131425777 gene encoding uncharacterized protein LOC131425777, whose translation MSYIGNASDVEQEKNLTEYRRQRSSSNLMPESSKSGRNPKLSDVLWNDKRGNQGNQSDDDDSEVSDSENFLAKGAFLITPSHELSMDRAAMICEKMNFKGCFSLTKTATGILFKFSNPEDYQAVFKKGFHKVTGARFYKKVAIPCRPQKTFMLYVFDVPDDVPVEDIRHSLYRFSSVVEVVRLVVHYQKQSNVQEQEPNPTGSATPKPQLPKLPTPKPIDEQDVALQRESPPPPIRITLASIDEYHLLLQNGLDFYGATFFPTEPTLPAQAARIATKKGSRMIDGSIPGRVRELLPVFDAAGFSKIPPPASKTIKPRP comes from the exons ATGTCATACATCGGGAATGCCTCAGATGTGGAGCAGGAAAAAAATCTTACTGAATATCGTCGCCAGCGTAGTTCCAGTAATCTGATGCCCGAAAGTTCTAAATCCGGGCGCAATCCTAAGTTATCCGATGTGCTGTGGAATGACAAACGAGGCAATCAGGGTAACCAATCCGACGATGATGACTCGGAGGTATCCGATAGTGAAAACTTTTTGGCCAAAGGAGCGTTCCTTATTACGCCTTCGCACGAGCTCTCGATGGATCGAGCGGCTATGATTTGCGAAAAGATGAATTTCAAAGGTTGCTTTAGTCTTACAAAAACGGCCACCGGAATACTGTTCAAATTTTCTAATCCAGAAGACTACCAGGCCGTATTTAAAAAGGGCTTCCATAAGGTGACGGGTGCCCGTTTCTACAAGAAGGTAGCCATTCCCTGTCGGCCACAGAAAACTTTCATGCTTTACGTGTTTGATGTACCAGACGACGTACCCGTCGAGGACATTCGCCACTCGCTGTACCGATTCAGTTCGGTGGTGGAAGTTGTTCGACTAGTTGTGCACTACCAGAAACAATCGAATGTCCAGGAACAGGAACCGAATCCGACCG GTTCTGCCACCCCGAAGCCCCAGTTACCTAAACTACCAACGCCAAAACCAATCGATGAACAGGATGTGGCCCTTCAACGGGAGTCTCCACCGCCGCCAATCCGGATCACGTTAGCCTCTATCGATGAGTACCATCTTCTGTTGCAGAACGGGCTGGATTTTTACGGTGCTACATTTTTCCCCACGGAACCGACGCTCCCGGCACAGGCCGCCAGAATTGCCACCAAGAAAGGAAG TCGCATGATCGATGGCAGCATACCAGGGCGTGTTCGCGAATTGCTTCCGGTATTTGATGCCGCCGGTTTCAGCAAAATTCCTCCGCCGGCTTCCAAGACGATCAAACCGCGCCCATAA